From Magnolia sinica isolate HGM2019 chromosome 13, MsV1, whole genome shotgun sequence, one genomic window encodes:
- the LOC131222455 gene encoding uncharacterized protein LOC131222455, producing MDTEKSLDDQFSKLHPCLPVNARIGIVGAGPSGLSAAYALARLGYSNVTVLEKYQTVGGMCESAEIEGKIYDLGGQVLAANSAPVIFNLAKDLGSELEEMESHKFALIDGSTGKYWDMKVADDYLSVISLTLKIQDEAKSSGCFGIHAVSEIASDPTPDFLKLHGFESVPKSVAYGYTASGYGFVQDMPYAYIHEFTRTSMAGKIRRFKGGYMSVWQKLSESLPIEVLCNTEVLAIQRGLDDVSINIKNANGENEVLEFDKIIMSGALPFKNGRTYRSPSLASAEAEVMDTNELEKDLFCKVQTIDYYTTVFKIKGLEHIPMGFYYFSKFMDDPATIGHPVAMQRFYADTDIFLFWSYGNSEDIMGPAVMKLATDVVKDMGGKVEKVVLQRRFKYFPHVKSEDMRGGFYEKLESELQGLQNTYYVGGLMAFELTERNSSYAMAMVCKHFASDGASPMLPYVKRLLPLHSNHGTCYPRELMELPGLEFPDLSTLDGYLKFWGTHRITTNKTLYTWISDEGEVVNKRTYGELHANASQIANKLLISHKPVIKPGDRVLLVHTPGLDFVDAFFGCLRAKVLPVPVLPPDPFQRGGQALLKIENISKSCNAVAILSTASYHAAVRAGSMRNLILMGKNNGKSSGRWPDLPWLHTESWIRNSRNVRGESKTVDLMEAISVQSDPLPDDLCFLQFTSGSTGDAKGVMITHGGLIHNVKLMRRRYKSTSRTVLVSWLPQYHDMGLIGGFFTALVSGGSAILFSPMTFIQNPLLWLQTMSKYRATHSAGPNFAFELVVRRLESDKDKTWSYDLSSMVFLMVAAEPVRQTTLKKFAELSRSFGLSQEVMAPGYGLAENCVFVSCAFGEGKPILIDWQGRVCCGYVNSEDSDVDIRIVDPETDEEHEEYGKEGEIWISSPSAGVGYWGKQQPSQKTFGNVLRNHPGKKFTRTGDLGRVLEGNLFITGRIKDLIIVAGRNIYAADVEKTVESASEALRPGCCAVIGVPEEILASKGISVPESSDQVGLVVIAEVREGKPAGKELVEQIQTRVAEEHGVSVSSVKLIKPRTISKTTSGKIRRFECLKQFQDGTLSLAMEPVPAKRSFLRSVTTGTCKEGNTPRTCLGKAPPFSQFLSKSKNEITEFLRGLVSEQTGIPVAKISATESLVSYGIDSIGVVGAAQKLSDYLGVPVGAVDIFTATCILDLASFSENALLKSQPQSSTTPSNLHESEAEFVRPVIEVSRSRQVGIGFLQLLALIYTSAMLILPAYLSTSVFLRLLYANHTMISKDLLLNYLIPLVLAPLAWMLYMFLTCICISFFGNSFLQPNYALMPEISIWSTDFVKWWALYKAQEVAGRILAVHLRGTVFLNYWFEMLGARVGSLVLLDTVDITDPCLVLIGNGAVIAEGAMVQSHEVRDGVLSFMLVRIGQNVSVGPYSVIQKGSVLGDEAEVPPLQKTERGKTVFRNQKAGEIRKGEMHSELPETHTAFYHFMGIYAVGFLSSLSAAILYFLYIHLSQNSPSLQHFAFLCIAGSFHWLPAVLAAYANIFAATPSNAAAFALAIATAYVAHGLILSLITCILTQFIDRTQELQQTHLKTWLRHRVTTSCHVRFAKLLSGTEAFCVYLRLLGAKIGQHCSIRAINPVIDPALISIGDGVHLGDFSRIIAGFYSSSGFHCQGIEVQDNSIVGSQSLILPGSVIQNDVILGALSVAPVNGILQRGGIYVGSDTPVMVKNTMFQLDERVEEMDEKYKKIVGNLAGNFAKTTMKVKSRYFHQIGVSGRGVLKLFDDLPGMPDHKIFSAGKCYPIVIRHSNSLSTDDDARIDARGAAVQILSDGSNKVPLLDLTLKTGKAFYARTIADFATWLVSGHTRVAHVLQNPHICDAVWTSLRRADSYTELHYFSNLCRLLRCSDGQEMFVKFKLRPADSQIGENSGEVQPTGILPPETGLIPRDESDTRPLLFLADDFHRRVNSPGGVQYVFQLQCRPVPFDEADREAVLDCTRAWDEAEFPFIDLGQITIDQSLTAEESERIEFNPYIRCNEVDIVRATTCSQSASIDHGRSLVYEICQHLRNGKPLPAAWRVFVDQQSDMKVDFSGCPMAAASMEKPVRGVTLARRWYQTLWATFFQPILQTFLPYFFLGLAVFGPLNWVLCMKELKKLPSHYFLPLFWVASGILAGFICVVAKWVLVGKKKEGEMVLVWSKEAFMDTIWQALRTLVGEYFMEMASGSVLFGVWMRLMGSDVEWAQGVYVDSMEAVLNPEMVEIEKGGCVGRDAVLFGHIYEGEQGKVKFGKIRVGEGGFVGSRAVVMPGVRVESGGCLDALSLAMKEEIIRSR from the exons GATGAGGCAAAGAGCTCAGGTTGTTTTGGAATCCATGCTGTGAGCGAAATTGCATCTGACCCAACTCCCGATTTTCTTAAGCTTCATGGGTTTGAATCTGTTCCAAAATCAGTGGCTTATGGATACACTGCTTCAGGTTATGGGTTTGTTCAAGACATGCCATATGCTTATATTCATGAATTCACCCGGACGTCCATGGCTGGAAAGATTCGGCGTTTTAAAGGAGGATATATGAGTGTATGGCAGAAACTTAGCGAGTCTCTGCCGATAGAAGTCCTCTGCAACACAGAAGTTTTGGCTATCCAACGTGGCTTGGACGATGTTAGCATAAACATCAAGAATGCTAATGGAGAAAATGAAGTTCTGGAGTTCGATAAGATCATTATGTCAGGCGCTCTTCCATTCAAGAATGGAAGAACTTACAGATCTCCTTCTCTAGCTTCAGCTG AAGCTGAGGTAATGGATACGAATGAGCTCGAGAAAGATTTATTCTGTAAAGTACAGACCATAGATTACTATACCACCGTTTTCAAAATTAAAGGACTTGAACATATACCGATGGGATTTTACTACTTCAGCAAATTCATGGATGATCCTGCTACTATTGGCCATCCAGTAGCCATGCAGAGATTCTATGCAGACACAGATATTTTCCTATTCTGGTCTTATGGGAACTCTGAAGATATCATGGGACCGGCAGTTATGAAGCTTGCTACTGATGTGGTGAAGGATATGGGAGGAAAGGTTGAGAAAGTGGTTTTACAGCGCCGATTCAAGTACTTTCCACATGTCAAAAGTGAAG ATATGAGGGGCGGGTTCTATGAGAAGTTGGAGTCTGAACTACAAGGTTTGCAGAATACTTACTATGTAGGCGGGCTTATGGCATTCGAGCTCACAGAAAGAAATTCATCTTATGCAATGGCTATGGTCTGCAAGCACTTTGCAAGTGATGGTGCTTCACCAATGTTACCATATGTTAAG AGATTGTTACCATTGCACTCCAATCATGGGACTTGTTATCCAAGAGAATTGATGGAACTCCCTGGATTAGAATTTCCTGATCTCTCCACTCTAGATGGCTATTTGAAGTTCTGGGGTACTCATCGGATCACAACGAACAAAACTCTCTATACTTGGATCAGTGATGAAGGGGAGGTTGTGAACAAGAGGACTTATGGTGAACTTCATGCCAATGCATCGCAGATTGCTAATAAGCTCTTAATAAGCCACAAACCAGTTATCAAGCCCGGTGACAGAGTTCTTCTGGTCCATACTCCAGGCCTGGACTTCGTCGATGCCTTCTTTGGGTGTCTGAGAGCTAAAGTTTTGCCAGTTCCAGTCCTCCCCCCCGATCCATTCCAGAGAGGTGGACAGGCACTTCTCAAGATTGAAAACATCTCCAAATCATGCAATGCTGTAGCGATTCTATCTACAGCGTCTTATCATGCAGCTGTTAGGGCAGGTTCCATGAGGAATTTGATACTAATGGGGAAGAACAATGGGAAATCTTCAGGTCGCTGGCCTGACCTTCCATGGCTACACACAGAATCATGGATTAGGAACTCTAGAAACGTTCGTGGTGAATCCAAGACAGTGGATCTCATGGAGGCCATTTCAGTTCAATCTGATCCTCTGCCAGATGACCTCTGTTTCCTGCAGTTCACGTCTGGATCAACAGGCGATGCAAAAGGGGTGATGATCACTCATGGAGGGCTCATTCACAATGTGAAGTTGATGCGGAGAAGATATAAGAGCACCTCAAGGACTGTTTTAGTCAGTTGGCTTCCTCAGTACCATGACATGGGACTAATTGGGGGCTTTTTTACAGCTCTGGTAAGTGGCGGTTCTGCAATTCTATTCTCCCCAATGACATTCATCCAGAACCCACTTCTATGGCTTCAGACCATGAGCAAATACCGAGCCACTCACAGTGCAGGGCCCAACTTCGCTTTCGAGCTTGTTGTTAGAAGATTAGAGTCCGATAAGGATAAGACCTGGAGCTACGACCTTTCTTCCATGGTTTTTCTCATGGTTGCAGCTGAACCAGTGAGGCAGACGACCTTGAAAAAGTTTGCTGAGCTCTCTCGTTCATTTGGCCTTTCTCAAGAGGTGATGGCTCCAGGTTATGGTTTGGCTGAAAACTGTGTGTTCGTAAGCTGCGCGTTTGGAGAAGGGAAGCCAATCTTGATAGATTGGCAGGGCAGAGTCTGCTGTGGGTATGTGAATTCTGAGGATTCAGATGTCGATATCAGAATTGTGGATCCTGAAACTGATGAAGAGCATGAAGAATATGGAAAAGAGGGGGAGATTTGGATCAGCAGTCCAAGTGCTGGAGTTGGGTATTGGGGCAAGCAACAGCCGAGCCAGAAAACATTCGGCAATGTGCTTCGGAATCATCCTGGCAAGAAATTCACCAGGACAGGAGATCTGGGTAGAGTTCTTGAGGGGAATCTGTTCATTACTGGAAGAATAAAGGATCTGATCATTGTTGCTGGAAGAAACATATATGCTGCTGATGTGGAAAAGACGGTCGAAAGCGCGTCTGAAGCTCTACGCCCGGGGTGCTGTGCTGTGATCGGTGTTCCAGAGGAAATTTTGGCATCAAAAGGGATTTCCGTTCCAGAAAGTTCTGATCAGGTCGGCCTAGTTGTCATTGCGGAGGTCAGAGAAGGCAAGCCTGCTGGTAAGGAGCTTGTCGAACAAATTCAAACCCGTGTTGCGGAAGAACATGGCGTCTCCGTATCTTCTGTCAAGTTGATTAAGCCCAGGACCATCTCTAAAACAACTTCAGGGAAGATAAGGAGATTTGAGTGCCTGAAACAATTTCAAGATGGGACCCTGAGTTTAGCTATGGAACCCGTTCCTGCAAAAAGGTCTTTTCTTCGATCTGTCACTACAGGTACTTGTAAGGAGGGAAATACGCCTCGAACTTGTCTAGGAAAAGCTCCCCCTTTTTCCCAATTTCTTAGTAAGAGCAAGAATGAGATTACGGAGTTCTTGAGAGGACTTGTTTCAGAGCAAACAGGGATTCCTGTTGCAAAAATCTCTGCTACCGAAAGCCTGGTTTCTTACGGGATTGATTCAATTGGTGTGGTTGGAGCAGCACAGAAACTCTCAGATTACCTTGGAGTTCCGGTTGGAGCTGTAGATATTTTCACGGCAACCTGCATTTTGGATTTGGCAAGTTTCTCAGAGAATGCACTGCTGAAGTCTCAACCTCAGTCCAGCACAACTCCATCCAACCTTCACGAGTCTGAGGCGGAATTTGTCAGACCAGTGATCGAGGTTTCGAGATCCCGGCAAGTGGGTATTGGGTTTCTCCAACTTCTAGCTCTTATTTACACTTCTGCCATGCTTATTCTACCAGCCTATCTTTCAACCTCTGTTTTTCTGAGGCTGCTCTATGCTAATCATACCATGATAAGCAAAGATCTGTTGTTGAATTATCTGATTCCTCTGGTTTTGGCTCCTCTTGCTTGGATGCTTTACATGTTTCTCACCTGCATTTGTATATCCTTTTTCGGGAACTCGTTCCTACAACCAAATTATGCACTGATGCCGGAGATCTCCATCTGGTCGACGGATTTTGTGAAATGGTGGGCTCTCTACAAGGCCCAAGAAGTCGCTGGGAGAATTCTGGCAGTCCATCTGAGAGGAACAGTGTTCCTGAATTACTGGTTTGAGATGCTCGGAGCTCGGGTTGGATCATTGGTTCTGCTTGACACCGTCGATATTACGGACCCCTGTCTGGTTTTGATTGGAAATGGAGCTGTGATTGCAGAAGGTGCAATGGTTCAAAGCCATGaggtgagggatggagttttaaGCTTCATGCTGGTAAGGATTGGCCAGAATGTTTCGGTCGGTCCTTACTCTGTGATTCAGAAAGGAAGTGTTTTGGGAGATGAAGCTGAGGTTCCTCCCTTGCAGAAGACTGAGAGAGGAAAAACTGTGTTCAGAAACCAAAAGGCTGGTGAAATTCGAAAG GGCGAAATGCACTCAGAGCTCCCGGAGACACACACTGCCTTTTACCACTTCATGGGCATCTATGCAGTTGGTTTCCTCAGTTCCCTCTCTGCTGCTATCCTTTACTTCCTCTACATCCATTTATCTCAGAATTCTCCTTCCCTTCAACACTTTGCCTTCCTCTGTATTGCCGGATCTTTCCACTGGCTTCCTGCTGTTCTTGCTGCCTACGCCAACATCTTCGCTGCAACCCCGTCTAATGCGGCAGCTTTCGCTTTGGCCATTGCCACTGCTTATGTAGCCCATGGGCTCATCCTCagcctcatcacctgcatcttgACCCAGTTCATTGACAGAACACAAGAACTGCAACAGACCCACTTGAAAACATGGCTGCGGCACCGGGTGACCACTTCCTGCCATGTTAGATTCGCCAAACTTCTCTCTGGAACTGAAGCCTTCTGTGTTTATTTACGTCTTCTGGGAGCGAAGATTGGTCAGCATTGTTCCATAAGAGCCATCAACCCAGTCATAGACCCGGCCCTCATTTCGATTGGTGATGGTGTTCATCTGGGCGATTTCAGCCGGATAATTGCCGGGTTCTATTCATCCAGCGGGTTCCATTGCCAGGGAATAGAGGTGCAGGACAACTCAATAGTTGGGAGCCAGAGCCTCATTCTACCTGGCTCTGTTATTCAAAATGACGTTATTCTTGGCGCGCTTTCAGTTGCTCCTGTAAATGGAATTCTCCAAAGGGGTGGCATCTACGTCGGGTCTGACACTCCTGTCATGGTGAAGAACACAATGTTTCAATTGGATGAGAGGGTTGAAGAGATGGATGAGAAATATAAGAAGATTGTCGGAAATTTAGCCGGGAACTTCGCCAAGACAACCATGAAAGTCAAGTCCAGGTACTTCCACCAGATTGGGGTCAGTGGGAGGGGCGTTCTAAAGCTGTTTGACGACTTGCCGGGGATGCCAGATCACAAGATTTTCAGTGCCGGGAAATGTTATCCAATCGTAATACGCCACAGTAACAGCTTGAGCACCGATGATGATGCAAGGATTGATGCACGTGGTGCAGCGGTACAGATTCTTTCAGACGGCAGCAATAAGGTCCCGCTTCTTGATCTTACATTAAAGACAGGCAAGGCATTCTATGCACGCACGATCGCTGACTTCGCCACATGGCTTGTATCCGGGCATACAAGGGTAGCACATGTGTTGCAGAATCCGCATATCTGTGATGCTGTATGGACTTCCCTCCGAAGGGCTGACTCTTATACTGAGCTGCattatttttcaaatttgtgCCGGCTCTTGCGGTGTTCAGATGGGCAGGAGATGTTTGTGAAATTCAAGCTGAGACCAGCTGACAGCCAGATCGGTGAGAATTCAGGGGAGGTGCAGCCAACAGGGATACTCCCGCCGGAAACTGGTTTAATCCCGAGGGATGAGAGCGATACTCGTCCATTGCTCTTCCTTGCTGATGACTTCCACCGCCGTGTCAATTCTCCTGGTGGAGTCCAATATGTCTTCCAGCTGCAATGCCGGCCGGTTCCATTTGATGAAGCGGACCGCGAAGCGGTCCTTGACTGCACCCGTGCTTGGGATGAGGCCGAGTTCCCATTCATCGATTTGGGTCAGATCACGATCGACCAGAGCCTTACTGCAGAAGAGTCGGAAAGGATAGAGTTTAATCCATACATCCGTTGCAATGAGGTGGACATCGTCCGTGCCACGACATGCTCGCAGAGTGCTTCCATTGATCATGGCCGTTCGTTAGTCTATGAGATATGCCAGCATTTGCGGAATGGCAAACCGCTTCCGGCAGCATGGCGGGTATTCGTGGACCAACAGTCTGACATGAAAGTCGACTTCTCTGGCTGCCCTATGGCGGCAGCCTCAATGGAGAAACCTGTTAGAGGCGTGACACTGGCAAGGAGGTGGTACCAGACCTTATGGGCTACATTCTTTCAACCCATTCTACAGACATTTCTCCCTTATTTTTTCTTGGGATTGGCGGTTTTCGGTCCTTTGAACTGGGTTCTTTGCATGAAGGAGCTGAAGAAACTCCCATCGCATTACTTTCTGCCCTTGTTCTGGGTCGCCTCAGGGATTTTGGCTGGATTTATCTGTGTTGTAGCCAAATGGGTGTTGGtggggaagaagaaagaaggtgaaATGGTGCTGGTTTGGAGCAAAGAGGCCTTCATGGACACTATATGGCAGGCACTGAGGACATTGGTGGGAGAGTATTTCATGGAAATGGCAAGTGGGTCAGTGTTGTTTGGGGTTTGGATGAGGCTCATGGGCTCAGATGTGGAGTGGGCCCAAGGTGTGTATGTGGACAGCATGGAGGCTGTCTTGAACCCTGAGATGGTGGAGATTGAGAAAGGTGGGTGTGTGGGGAGAGATGCAGTTCTGTTTGGGCACATATATGAAGGGGAGCAAGGGAAGGTGAAGTTTGGGAAGATTAGGGTTGGAGAAGGTGGGTTTGTGGGGAGTAGGGCAGTGGTCATGCCTGGTGTGAGAGTGGAGAGTGGGGGTTGTTTAGATGCTCTCTCATTGGCCATGAAAGAAGAGATTATTAGGTCAAGGTGA